In Xanthomonas sacchari, a genomic segment contains:
- a CDS encoding murein hydrolase activator EnvC family protein, with protein sequence MPAAAPVPLRSTASRAVERRAPGHGRRLLCSLLAVAWLLTAGLAVAQNPREAEKRLEKVRGELKSVAEERRQLEGKRGDAARQLREADEKVAATGRSLAQTQQALQRHQQTLAELERKRDGLRSGLARQRAELAQLLRAAYAIGSNAPLKLLLAQDRVADANRLLAYHRYLQRERAQRIATLTHELQALEQVQREVVEQKQQLSEAQRRQQEQAQALQRDRKQRASVVSELDQRYQDRSEREKALGQDAKALETLLANLRAAAARAEAERRAAARREAAEQAAQAKAAAKAGRGGGKVPPKVVASAPPLKVGGLGWPLSGDLIARYGGRLPDGRTSSGVLIAAPAGSTVTAVADGTVVFSDWMTGYGMILIVDHGNGYMSLYAHNDTLLRDAGAKVKRGDAVAKVGNSGGQGRPALYFELRRNGQPVDPSSWLQRR encoded by the coding sequence TTGCCCGCAGCCGCTCCTGTCCCGTTGCGTTCCACCGCATCTCGCGCGGTCGAGCGGCGTGCGCCCGGGCATGGGCGCCGGCTGTTGTGCAGCCTGCTGGCGGTGGCGTGGCTGCTGACTGCCGGGTTGGCCGTGGCGCAGAATCCGCGCGAGGCGGAAAAGCGCCTGGAGAAGGTGCGCGGCGAGCTGAAGAGCGTGGCCGAGGAGCGCCGGCAACTGGAAGGCAAGCGCGGCGACGCTGCGCGCCAGTTGCGCGAGGCCGACGAAAAGGTCGCCGCCACCGGCCGCAGTCTGGCGCAGACGCAACAGGCGCTGCAGCGGCACCAGCAGACCCTGGCCGAGCTCGAACGCAAGCGCGATGGCCTGCGCAGCGGCTTGGCGCGCCAGCGCGCCGAACTGGCGCAGCTGCTGCGCGCGGCCTACGCCATCGGCAGCAATGCGCCGCTGAAGCTGCTGCTGGCGCAGGACCGCGTGGCCGATGCCAACCGCCTGCTGGCCTATCACCGCTATCTGCAGCGCGAGCGCGCGCAGCGCATCGCCACGCTGACCCACGAACTGCAGGCGCTGGAACAGGTGCAGCGCGAGGTCGTCGAACAGAAGCAGCAACTGAGCGAGGCCCAGCGCCGCCAACAGGAACAGGCGCAGGCCCTGCAACGCGACCGCAAGCAGCGCGCCAGCGTGGTCTCGGAACTGGACCAGCGCTACCAGGACCGCAGTGAACGCGAGAAGGCGCTGGGCCAGGATGCCAAGGCGCTGGAAACCCTGCTGGCCAACCTGCGTGCCGCCGCGGCGCGTGCCGAGGCCGAGCGTCGTGCCGCGGCCAGGCGCGAAGCGGCCGAACAGGCGGCGCAGGCCAAGGCCGCGGCGAAGGCCGGGCGTGGCGGTGGCAAGGTGCCGCCCAAGGTGGTCGCCTCGGCGCCGCCGTTGAAGGTCGGTGGCCTGGGCTGGCCGCTGTCGGGCGACCTGATCGCGCGCTACGGCGGCCGGCTGCCCGACGGGCGCACCAGCAGCGGCGTGCTGATTGCCGCGCCCGCCGGCAGCACCGTCACCGCGGTCGCCGATGGCACCGTGGTGTTCTCCGACTGGATGACCGGCTACGGCATGATCCTGATCGTGGACCACGGCAACGGCTACATGAGCCTGTACGCGCACAACGACACCTTGCTGCGCGACGCCGGCGCCAAGGTCAAGCGTGGCGATGCGGTGGCCAAGGTCGGCAACTCCGGCGGCCAGGGCCGCCCGGCGCTGTACTTCGAACTGCGCCGCAATGGCCAACCGGTGGATCCGTCGTCGTGGCTGCAGCGCCGCTGA